GACCGGGATATCTGGGTAGAGCTGGATTTAGCCGGTGAAGAAGTCGGCTGGGGGAATTTGCCTTTCCTGCGCTATACCGAAGTACAAGGGCGGCTACTGTGGTGCCGGGAGAAGAACCCACGCATCGTGCATACGATTTGCCGGCTAAGCTGGGACGGCCTCGACAATCACACGGTTTTGGGGTCACTGAGTGAGTTTACCCTGTTCGCCTGTGGACAACTGTTAAACACCCGCGCCCCCGCCGCCACTGAAAATGCGTTATTTCGTCAATGGCTTGCCGAACGCTGGCAGTGGCAACCGGATGAGTCGGTTTGCACGCAGATGCGCACGTTGCTGGAGCAGGCACAGCAGGCGCTTTCGCTGTCGCTGTATGCACGCCAGCATGTTTTTCACCGCCACAGCCTGCTACCGGCAAGCTATGCGCAGGCCGTCTGGAGCCTCTACGGACAGCTTAATCGTAACCATTGGCTACCCGGCTCCGGGCGTGATATCACGTTTTCACGCGATAACACCGCGCTTTCCTCCCAGAACCTTTACCAACTGGTGCGGGAAAAAGACGCCGCCTGGCAACTGGCCGAGCAGAGCCAACAGGCAGCCAGCCAGTTTGTGCGCGACCACTCACTGCCCGAGCCTTTGCGTCAACGCTGGCAACAGGAATGGCGTGGGTTAACGCTCTATTGCCGGACATTTGTTCATGCCCAAAAAGCCTTTTTCACCCTGCATTATTGCCAGCAGGTAGAAAATAACTGGACGCTGCGGGAGATTGCCAAAACCAATATTCAGGCACTACAGGGGATGGCTCGTGAAATGGATGATTTTTGCCTGCAACACCGTGATTACCCGGTCAGTATGCATACCATGTTTGATGCCGAACGCCCGAGTGTATTTGCCACCAGCCTGCAACAACAGCTAAACCTGTTAAGCCAGCACACCGCCTAGCGGTGCCCGCCACCACCAGGATTTACGCGATAAAGCACCGGCATAACCGGTGCTTTATATTGAGTATCTGCACAGTGAGCAGACGATGTGTAGCGCGAAGGCAGAGGGGATTAGCGAATTACCCGTTTCAGGATACGGTTTCCCATATCACTAAAGCCTTTTGCTGACATTTCCACCGTCTTGTTGCCGTAGTCCAGTTGTTCTATGGTTTGCAGCATCAGGCTGGCGAGCTGCGGGTCTTCAATATAGGTAGACACCGGTGTTTGCATCGGATATTGCAGCGCCAGCATCAGGCCTTTTACCGACAGGTCTTTCTCATCAAGTTTCTGATTATCCTGCAATGCCTGACGCGCCACGCGACTCAGCGGCACACCTCGCTCCGTTCCCATCAGCACGCTGCCTTGCGGGTCATTCATCAGGAAGTTGAGTAACATCGCCGCTTCTTTCGGGTGTTTGCTGTTTTTGCTGACGGCAATCAGCATTGACGGTTTGAAAAACTGCCCTGGGTTGTCTGAACCGGGCGTCATGATATAAGGCCCCAGCTCCAGTTTGGCAGGCGGAGCCAGCGGGTCGGCGTATTTTTTCACAATGGATGCCCACAGCATCGCCCCACCATACTCGCCGGTTATCCACGGGCGGGTTTCAAATACCCCGGATTTGCCAAACGCGTTGTAATACCTGGCTGATGGCATGACATGCTCATCCACTAACCGTTTGTAGAACCGGAACGCCTCCAGCCATTGCTCATCGGTGTAATTAAAGCTCTTGGTCTGCTCGTTAATCATGCCCACTTTAAATTTCTGGGTCATGTACGTATTGATAAGCTCCAGCACCCCTTCGCCGTTATCCTGAGCCGGTGAGGCGAGAGGGAAATAATTGTCACCGAGTTTCTCTTTAAACACCTTGCCTGCCAGGAACAGTTCATCCCAGGTTTTGGGGTACGCCACCCCGGCTTTTTTCCAGGTATCGGCGTTGTAGTACATCACCAGACCATTGAGCGAGGCTGAAATCGCATTCACTTTGCCATTGACGGTTGTCAGTGCATCTATCGGGAAATCCTGTAATTTCAGTACCTCTTTTTGATTGTTCAGATCATAGAAGCCTGTCCCCTCGCGGGAGAAAATCGGGATCCAGTTCCAGTTTAGCTGCATGACATCCGGCTCTTCGCCACTGGCCATCTGGGTCGTCAGGCGCGAAAGATACCCTTCCCAACCGGTATATTCCGCTTTAACTGTCACCTCTGGGTATTTTTTCTGAAATGCATCAATTGCTGCAAGTGTCGCCTGATGACGGCTATTGCCACCCCACCAGGACATCCGCAAAGTCACCTGTTCTGCGGCCTGAGCCTGACCGACAAGTGTCGCTGCCAACAACACGCCTCCAACCAGTCCTTTCATCATTCCCCGATCCTCTTAATGTTGTTATTTCAGGTTTATTTCCAGCGGAAAGCGGTTAAGGCAGGTACGAATATATTCAGATAAATCACACTCTCCGCCATGACAAAATAGACTGATTACATTTCGCTTCACCAGAGTGGCAGTACCGCAGGTTGCGCATTATGCGGTGCAGGCTGGAAAAATAGCGGTTCGCTGAGCGGGGATGCCCGGTTTTGTCGCGGTGTGGGCACCATGGCAGCCCTTCTTCTGCGCTTGTCTCACAACCCGCCGTCGGCAAAAAGCCCATCCAGTGACTTTAATCACATTTAATCGCCAGAAAACCGCTACCACAGGGCTAACCCGCATCAGGAAACTGCCATCACGCCAATAAACATGACGGTCATCACAGTTGAAAATTTCCCTTATAAAACGGATGAGAGATAAGTCACATTGCATTCCGGCCCGACACTCAGGCTGTGAAGAGGCTCTAAACCCTGCGCGTTTTTCCAGGCATCATGGCTGCCTGCGGCAAAAAAGCGTGCTGGAATAGCGCCATACCGAACTGACGGGAACACATCATGCAATGCGCTATTCACTCTTACGGCCCTGCCGCAGATGGCATCACGCCCGATACCACCGTGTTTCAGCAGGCGATTGATGATATCGCTGCGCAAGGCGGCGGCACGCTGGTTGTACAGGCCGGGCGTTATCTGCTGGGCGGCTTAATGCTGCCTTCCCATTTCTGCCTGCAACTGGACGCCGGAGCCGAACTGATTGCCAGCCCGCGCTATAACGATTTCGCGCAGGCCACCACCCTCAGCCAGGCGGAACTGTCTGACAGAGCATTTCTGTACGCGCGCGGGCAGCGCAACATCACACTGTGTGGCAAAGGGAAAATTACCGGCAACGCCGATGCCTATTTTTGTGCAAAACCCGACGAACAGGGATATCGCCTGCCTGCACAGCATCGACCGCGTATTGTGGTACTGGAGGACTGTGAACAAATCTGCCTGCAAGACATCACCATTGAACAGGCACCGATGTGGACGGTTCATCTGGTCAGTTGCCGGCAGGTTTGCGTTGAACGTCTGACGGTAGACAATGACATGACGATGGCCAACACCGATGGCCTGAATCTCGACAGCTGTCAGGATGTCAGGGTTTCTGACTGCCATCTGAGTGCCGCCGATGACGCCCTTTGCATTAAAACCACGGCAAAACCCGCTGCAATACAATACCCGGTGCAACGTATCACCATCAGCCACTGCACATTACGTTCGCGCAGTTGTGCGCTGAAAATTGGCACGGAAACCTTTGCCGATGTGGAAGATGTGCAGGTCAGCCACTGCGCTATTTATGACTCTAACCGCGCAATCGGGCTGATTTCACGCGATGGTGGCGCGTTTCGGCGTCTTCGTTTTAGCGATATCACGTTTGAGTGTGTCGCCGCCCCGCCCTGCCACTGGGGGAAAGCCGATCCGGTTTTTGTTTCGGTACGCTACCGCAACCCGGATATTCTCCCCGGCGTGATTGAAGATGTGCAGTTCATCCGTCTGTCCGGCGTGAGTGAAGGGGCGGTTAATTTGCACAGCACACCGCCTGGATATATCCGCCGTGTTGATGTTGACCAGCTCACGCTGAAACAGCGCCAAAGTGATTCACCCGAACAAGGTGTGTATGACATCCGCCCGCCTTGTAACCCACAGCGGCCGACAGGCATGGGACTGGATAACGCCTATTTGATGAACCCCGTTACCGGGCGCGCTTATGGCGTAGAGGCCTACCCCGGTGGCTTACCGGCGTTGTTTGCCCAAGGGGTCCGTGAGCTGACGCTGCGTGATATCGCCATACAACGCCCGGCACCGCTACCGGCAGGCTGGAACCCTGAGGCGATTGTCCGGCAAGACTGACAGCTATCACCCGCGCATCCCAGAGAAGGCAGGCTGGAGGCTGTCAGGAAACGTGCGTCATAAGGCACTTTCCGGTAGTATGCGACGGTTTTTGAATCATACGAGAGCGTCGCCATGCCAACCACACTGTTTAAAGATTTCCAGTTCGAAGCCGCACACCGGCTGCCACATGTGCCAGCCGGTCATAAGTGCGGCCGCCTGCACGGTCACTCTTTTATGGTGCGTCTGGAGATCACCGGTGAGGTCAGTCCCTATACCGGCTGGGTGATGGATTTCGCCGAACTGAAAGCCGCGTTCAAACCGACCTGGGAGCGGCTGGATCACCACTACCTCAATGACATCCCCGGACTGGAAAACCCGACCAGTGAAGTGCTTGCCCGCTGGATCTGGCAACAGCTAAAGCCCACGCTGCCGCTGTTAAGCGCCGTGACCGTCAAGGAAACCTGTACGGCCGGTTGTGTCTACCGTGGAGAAGAGGCGTAATCGCCCTTTCTCCATTCGCACGTCAGGCTGACAGGGCCAGATATCCATCCGGCACTGACGCAGCTAGGCAATGTTAAGGTACTTATGTGTCTGCATTGACAAGCGCCAGTTACGGGCAATACAGGTTTCGATACAGAGCCGGGTCGCCTCGTCTTTCTGGCTCACCGGCTGTAGTGCCACCACGCGGGCTTTATCATCCGTCAGCCGCGCCAGTAAAGTGTCCAGCGCGTCGATATCGCGCTCGCGTGCCACCGGATGTTTAATTTCATCGGCACGCTGTAGGGCTTGATCGAGTACCGTCAGGCCACCGCGCATGTTCACCTTAGGGGAAACCGTCACCCAGCAATCCGGCGAGCAACGCACTTCATGTGTGCCGCTGGTTTCAATTTGGGTGCTGAATCCCTGTTCGGCCAGCGCCTGCGTCAGCGGCGTCAAATCATACAAGCAGGGTTCACCGCCCGTTATCACCACATGCCTGGCCCGATAACCTTGTTGCGCTATCTGCTGCAATAGCGTGTCCACATCAGAGGCGCACCAGGCATCACTCTCCCCGCGTTTTGCCAGCACCTCATCCAGCGAGATCTGCCGCGCCGGGAGTTTCTCCCAGGTATGTTTGGTATCGCACCAGCTACATCCCACCGGGCAGCCTTGCAGACGGATAAACACTGCGGGCACGCCGGTGAAAAAACCTTCGCCTTGCAAGGTCTGGAACATTTCGTTTATCGGGTAAAGCATCGTGTTTACGGATCCCTTCGGACTAAACCGCCATTATCGCCGATAGCCCATGCCGTGCCAAACGGTCATCCGGTTTTCTCTTTCGCACGAGACGTATGGCCTGATGAGAAGCCTTCAACACAAGGAGAGAGGGTGAAAAAACGCGAAGCGGGGGTCCCGTTACATAGCAAATCGGGCCCGCAAAGGCCCGATTTACCACTCTGACACAGGAGTGGGGGTATTACAGATAAACGCGCAAGTATTCAGACAAACACAGAATCGCCATCGCCTGACCATATGGCATCGAGGTCAGCGGGATCTGGCGATAATAATCCAGATCTTTGCCCATCGCCGTACCAAAGGAAACATTCAGCAATTCCCCTTGCTCATTGATGTTAGCGATGACACCGCGCATCGCTTTTTCCGCCACCTCGGCATAACGGCGGTCAATATAACGTTTACGAACGGCTTTCAAAATACCGTAAGCAAAACCGGCGGTGGCTGAACTTTCCAGATAAGAGTTCGGGTCATCCAGCAGCGTATGCCATAAGCCGCTGTCATCCTGATATTTCGCCAGCGCTTCCACCTGGCTTTCCAGCACCTGAATCAGGAAACGGCGGGTGGCGTTCTGTTCAGGCAAGTCCAGCAGTTCGATAAACTCAGGGATCACTATCGTCAGCCAGCTGTTGCCACGCGCCCAGCGCGCCTCGGCAAAGCTATGGTTGCCGTCAAACGTCCAGCCGTGAAACCACAGCCCGCTTTGGCGATCCATCAGATACTGCACATGCAGCAGGAACTGATATGTCGCTTCCTCAACAAATTCAGGACGATTGAGCAGTTTGCCAATTTTCGCCAGCGGTAACACACTCATCATCAGTGTGTCATCCCACAGTTGATCGGTGTTTTCGCTGTTGTAAACGATGTGCTGCAACCCGTTTTTATGGGTACGCGGCATGTCGTACATCACCCATTCGGCCCAGCGCTCCAGATACGGCACCCAGCGGCTGTCGCCGGTTTCCTCGTAACGGTAGGCCAGCGTCAGGAACGGACACACCGTGTTGACGTTTTTCGTCGGCGTGCCTTCGGCGAGGCGAGCGGTAAACCAGTCGTCGATAATGGCGCGCATTTGCTCATCACCGGTCTGGCGATAGTACTGGTAGATACCGTAAAGGCCGATACCGTGCGTCCATTCCCAGCCAGCCCAGCCTTTGGTATCGATGACCCTGCCATCATCCAGCCGCAGCAGGAACTCACCGGTTTTATCCTCAATGTTGACAAGATT
This sequence is a window from Dickeya aquatica. Protein-coding genes within it:
- the queD gene encoding 6-carboxytetrahydropterin synthase QueD; its protein translation is MPTTLFKDFQFEAAHRLPHVPAGHKCGRLHGHSFMVRLEITGEVSPYTGWVMDFAELKAAFKPTWERLDHHYLNDIPGLENPTSEVLARWIWQQLKPTLPLLSAVTVKETCTAGCVYRGEEA
- the queE gene encoding 7-carboxy-7-deazaguanine synthase QueE, producing MLYPINEMFQTLQGEGFFTGVPAVFIRLQGCPVGCSWCDTKHTWEKLPARQISLDEVLAKRGESDAWCASDVDTLLQQIAQQGYRARHVVITGGEPCLYDLTPLTQALAEQGFSTQIETSGTHEVRCSPDCWVTVSPKVNMRGGLTVLDQALQRADEIKHPVARERDIDALDTLLARLTDDKARVVALQPVSQKDEATRLCIETCIARNWRLSMQTHKYLNIA
- the bglB gene encoding beta-galactosidase BglB, yielding MTIFPVKHSALLRQPEYFISRDELKALICRVTDNLVNIEDKTGEFLLRLDDGRVIDTKGWAGWEWTHGIGLYGIYQYYRQTGDEQMRAIIDDWFTARLAEGTPTKNVNTVCPFLTLAYRYEETGDSRWVPYLERWAEWVMYDMPRTHKNGLQHIVYNSENTDQLWDDTLMMSVLPLAKIGKLLNRPEFVEEATYQFLLHVQYLMDRQSGLWFHGWTFDGNHSFAEARWARGNSWLTIVIPEFIELLDLPEQNATRRFLIQVLESQVEALAKYQDDSGLWHTLLDDPNSYLESSATAGFAYGILKAVRKRYIDRRYAEVAEKAMRGVIANINEQGELLNVSFGTAMGKDLDYYRQIPLTSMPYGQAMAILCLSEYLRVYL
- a CDS encoding ABC transporter substrate-binding protein, with protein sequence MKGLVGGVLLAATLVGQAQAAEQVTLRMSWWGGNSRHQATLAAIDAFQKKYPEVTVKAEYTGWEGYLSRLTTQMASGEEPDVMQLNWNWIPIFSREGTGFYDLNNQKEVLKLQDFPIDALTTVNGKVNAISASLNGLVMYYNADTWKKAGVAYPKTWDELFLAGKVFKEKLGDNYFPLASPAQDNGEGVLELINTYMTQKFKVGMINEQTKSFNYTDEQWLEAFRFYKRLVDEHVMPSARYYNAFGKSGVFETRPWITGEYGGAMLWASIVKKYADPLAPPAKLELGPYIMTPGSDNPGQFFKPSMLIAVSKNSKHPKEAAMLLNFLMNDPQGSVLMGTERGVPLSRVARQALQDNQKLDEKDLSVKGLMLALQYPMQTPVSTYIEDPQLASLMLQTIEQLDYGNKTVEMSAKGFSDMGNRILKRVIR
- a CDS encoding glycoside hydrolase family 28 protein; the protein is MQCAIHSYGPAADGITPDTTVFQQAIDDIAAQGGGTLVVQAGRYLLGGLMLPSHFCLQLDAGAELIASPRYNDFAQATTLSQAELSDRAFLYARGQRNITLCGKGKITGNADAYFCAKPDEQGYRLPAQHRPRIVVLEDCEQICLQDITIEQAPMWTVHLVSCRQVCVERLTVDNDMTMANTDGLNLDSCQDVRVSDCHLSAADDALCIKTTAKPAAIQYPVQRITISHCTLRSRSCALKIGTETFADVEDVQVSHCAIYDSNRAIGLISRDGGAFRRLRFSDITFECVAAPPCHWGKADPVFVSVRYRNPDILPGVIEDVQFIRLSGVSEGAVNLHSTPPGYIRRVDVDQLTLKQRQSDSPEQGVYDIRPPCNPQRPTGMGLDNAYLMNPVTGRAYGVEAYPGGLPALFAQGVRELTLRDIAIQRPAPLPAGWNPEAIVRQD